One genomic region from Antedon mediterranea chromosome 3, ecAntMedi1.1, whole genome shotgun sequence encodes:
- the LOC140044882 gene encoding YEATS domain-containing protein 4-like, whose amino-acid sequence MDVGGRVKGVTIVKPVVYGNVARYFGKKRDEDGHTHSWTVYIKPVKNEDMSTYIKKIQFKLHESYASPIRVVTKPPYEITETGWGEFEIGIKLFFIDQNERPVTLYHFLKLFQTDPNVIAGGNTVVSEHYDEIIFQDPTAMIQQLLTSSRALTLGAHKHETDFVELESKTLNTLQSARKKIRSDISELNEQLKKSKEAITKFKDEIKKLEELEQAKEKNG is encoded by the exons ATGGATGTTGGAGGTCGTGTAAAG GGTGTCACAATAGTAAAGCCAGTTGTATATGGCAATGTTGCCCGATATTTTGGAAAGAAAAGAGATGAGGACGGGCACACTCATTCATGGACTGTCTACATTAAGCCTGTTAAAAATGAAGATATGTCCACTTATATCAAGAAGATCCAGTTTAAGCTACATGAAAGCTATGCAAGTCCTATcagag TTGTGACAAAACCACCATATGAAATCACAGAAACTGGATGGGGTGAATTTGAGATCGGCATAAAACTATTTTTCATTGATCAAAATGAGAGACCG GTTACTCTATATCATTTTCTGAAGTTATTTCAGACAGATCCCAATGTCATTGCAGGAGGCAATACCGTTGTTTCTGAACATTATGATGAAATA ATCTTTCAAGACCCAACAGCAATGATTCAACAGTTACTTACAAGTTCACGTGCTCTGACGTTAGGGGCGCACAAACATGAAACCGATT TCGTGGAACTAGAGAGTAAGACATTGAATACGTTACAGTCTGCTAGAAAGAAGATAAGATCGGATATCTCAGAATTAAACGAACAACTTAAAAAGAGCAAAGAAGCTATCACAAAATTCAAGGATGAAATCAAAAAGCTAGAAGAACTGGAACAAGCTAAAGAAAAAAATGGATGA
- the LOC140044874 gene encoding uncharacterized protein, with protein sequence MMSQIWKTSPQFFICCILIIAECASFTQAQQAFGKFANSSLWLKRNSNSVVTDQNSNITEEKSGIEFTKDVSNGTHSRHKRYIQNKSYWANWGPWSECSESCSDSYRTRERGCRNNDGVDPATNREYMCPGKGQQVKTCTDPSCPDKGEVGESEYQRLLRISNKRNSEARKRWTKRVSEIRAPQDGKRYNSYKKPIPRSQMTGLYGNGQLVLEKGQMKGGRWTVWMSWGRCSKTCLGGTRERYRTCLTPDMKISLTCRGEFIERTDCEYVECAEAKETARLKRLKHNPIPSMSGGPSDELLKKIVRGEKIDVNWGKWGSWGGCSASCETGERTRYRMCKTLEGEVAPGCEGKEMETGNCNAMSCKGAKRNIYSGLVFDFSDSEGVNIRQKTSPKSKSSPYNQGDAPKLPSIASSPRKSSSPYSAGDAPKVPPKYNARSRPSGPYSQGDAPKLRPISSSPRKSYGPYSAGDAPRVPPKYNARSRPSGPYSQGDAPKLRPISSSPRKSYGPYSAGDVPRVPPKYNARSRPSGPYSQGDAPKLRSISSSPRKSYGPYSAGDAPRVPPKYNARSRPSGPYSQGDAPKLRPISISPRKSYGPYSAGDAPRVPPKYNARSRPSGPYSQGDAPKLRPISSSPRKFYGPYSAGDAPRVHPKYNARSRPSGPYSQGDAPKLRPISSSPRKSYGPYSAGDAPRVPPKYNANN encoded by the exons atgatgtcaCAGATTTGGAAAACGTCTCCGCAATTTTTCATATGTTGCATTCTTATCATTGCCGAGTGTGCTTCATTTACTCAAGCACAGCAGGCGTTTGGTAAATTTGCAAATTCTTCTTTATGGTTAAAACGCAATTCTAACTCGGTCGTTACTGATCAAAACAGCAACATTACAGAAGAAAAGAGTGGCATTGAATTTACGAAAGATGTATCTAATGGAACGCATAGCCGTCATAAACGTTATATTCAGAACAAATCTTACTGGGCAAATTGGGGACCATGGAGTGAATGTTCCGAGAGCTGCAGTGATAGTTATCGCACCAGAGAAAGAGGTTGTCGTAATAATGACGGTGTAGACCCAGCTACCAACAGAGAATATATGTGCCCAGGAAAAGGTCAGCAAGTTAAAACTTGTACAGATCCCTCATGTCCAGATAAAGGGGAGGTAGGAGAATCCGAATATCAAAGGTTGTTACGTATAAGCAATAAAAGAAATTCGGAGGCACGTAAGAGATGGACAAAACGCGTGTCAGAAATCAGAGCACCACAAGACGGAAAACGCTATAATTCATACAAGAAGCCAATTCCTA gATCCCAAATGACTGGCCTTTATGGGAATGGACAACTAGTGTTAGAAAAAGGACAGATGAAAGGTGGTCGATGGACAGTTTGGATGTCATGGGGAAGGTGTAGCAAGACATGTCTTGGTGGCACACGTGAAAGATATCGTACATGCTTGACACCGGATATGAAAATCTCACTAACTTGTCGTGGTGAATTCATAGAAAGAACTGACTGCGAGTATGTAGAGTGTGCAGAAGCAAAAGAAACGGCGAGACTGAAAC GATTAAAACATAATCCCATACCGTCAATGAGTGGTGGACCATCTGATGAACTATTGAAAAAGATCGTAAGAGGAGAAAAAATTGATGTCAACTGGGGGAAGTGGGGTTCATGGGGAGGATGTTCTGCGTCATGCGAGACTGGAGAACGAACACGCTATAGGATGTGCAAGACACTCGAAGGAGAAGTTGCCCCTGGTTGTGAAGGCAAGGAGATGGAAACTGGTAATTGCAATGCAATGTCATGCAAGGGAGCAAAACGAAACATATACAGTGGATTGGTATTCG ACTTTAGTGATTCAGAAGGTGTCAACATTCGTCAAAAGACATCGCCCAAGTCAAAGAGTAGTCCTTACAATCAAGGAGATGCTCCCAAACTTCCATCTATTGCGAGTTCACCAAGGAAGTCTTCCAGTCCGTATAGCGCAGGTGATGCTCCTAAGGTTCCACCAAAGTATAACGCCAGGAGTAGACCATCAGGTCCATACAGCCAAGGAGATGCTCCTAAACTTCGACCCATCTCCAGTTCACCAAGGAAATCTTATGGTCCATATAGCGCAGGCGATGCGCCTAGAGTTCCTCCAAAGTATAACGCCAGGAGTAGACCATCAGGTCCATACAGCCAAGGAGATGCTCCTAAACTTCGACCCATCTCCAGTTCACCAAGGAAATCTTACGGTCCATATAGCGCAGGCGATGTGCCTAGAGTTCCTCCAAAGTATAACGCCAGGAGTAGACCATCAGGTCCATACAGCCAAGGAGATGCTCCTAAACTTCGATCCATCTCCAGTTCACCAAGGAAGTCTTACGGTCCATATAGCGCAGGCGATGCGCCTAGAGTTCCTCCAAAGTATAACGCCAGGAGTAGACCATCAGGTCCATACAGCCAAGGAGATGCTCCTAAACTTCGACCCATCTCCATTTCACCAAGGAAATCTTATGGTCCATATAGCGCAGGCGATGCGCCTAGAGTTCCTCCAAAGTATAACGCCAGGAGTAGACCATCAGGTCCATACAGCCAAGGAGATGCTCCTAAACTTCGACCCATCTCCAGTTCACCAAGGAAATTTTACGGTCCATATAGCGCAGGCGATGCGCCTAGAGTTCATCCAAAGTATAACGCCAGGAGTAGACCATCAGGTCCATACAGCCAAGGAGATGCTCCTAAACTTCGACCCATCTCCAGTTCACCAAGGAAGTCTTACGGTCCATATAGTGCCGGTGATGCGCCAAGGGTTCCTCCAAAATATAACGCGAATAATTAG
- the LOC140044027 gene encoding putative nuclease HARBI1, translated as MALPMIGLGIIDRERPRIERIFRDRTHPLDAYNDDELYRKYRFPRAEILMLTDLIINHLRQSNKNHSVPPVLQVCTALRFYATGVMHNVSGDIAGIHESTACRIIRKVSLAFEAKLRQYVTFHNNNHEIMRAKIGFHEKAGFPNVVGAVDGTHIRMQAPKDNEFMYVNRKGYHSLNVQVVCNHEMKFTNAVIRWPGATHDSRIFRNSELCTIFERGEVDGYLIGDKGYPLRPFLLTPYFNPVHPHQQRYNRIHAVTRSIVERTIGVWKRRFRSMHEENRMSPQRICAVIAATMVLHNIARDLKLPDIDDEEVDDQQIMVNDEVYNGPVAPNGRIVRDMIAHELQDNA; from the exons ATGGCGTTGCCGATGATAGGCCTTGGTATTATTGATCGTGAAAGACCACGAATTGAACGAATTTTCCGTGATAGAACACATCCTTTGGATGCATATAACGACGATGAACTGTATAGAAAATATAGATTTCCTCGCGCTGAAATTTTAATGTTAAcagatttaattataaatcatttaaggcaatcaaataaaaatcattCGGTTCCGCCAGTTCTACAAGTGTGCACAGCTCTCCGTTTCTATGCTACAGGGGTGATGCATAATGTATCTGGTGACATAGCAG GAATTCATGAATCGACAGCTTGTAGAATAATTAGAAAGGTTTCTCTGGCATTTGAGGCCAAACTAAGGCAATATGTTACCTTTCATAACAACAACCACGAAATTATGCGTGCTAAAATTGGATTCCATGAAAAAGCTGGATTTCCAAATGTTGTTGGAGCTGTCGATGGTACGCACATTCGGATGCAGGCCCcaaaagataatgaatttatGTACGTCAACAGGAAGGGATACCATAGTTTGAACGTACAAGTAGTCTGTAATCATGAAATGAAATTCACAAATGCTGTTATTAGATGGCCTGGTGCGACGCATGATTCACGTATTTTTCGGAATTCAGAATTGTGCACAATATTTGAGAGAGGGGAAGTAGACGGATACTTAATTGGTGACAAGGGTTATCCATTACGGCCGTTTTTATTAACGCCATATTTTAACCCTGTCCATCCACATCAACAGAGGTACAATCGAATACATGCGGTGACAAGAAGTATAGTTGAACGGACAATAGGGGTATGGAAACGAAGGTTCAGGTCCATGCATGAGGAAAACCGAATGTCCCCCCAGAGAATATGTGCTGTTATAGCTGCTACGATGGTATTACATAACATAGCTAGAGATCTAAAACTCCCAGATATAGATGACGAAGAGGTAGACGATCAGCAAATAATGGTTAATGATGAGGTGTACAATGGACCGGTAGCACCAAATGGGAGAATTGTTAGGGATATGATTGCTCATGAATTACAAGACAATGCATAA